The region CACCAACGTCAGCGGCCACATCCAGTAGCTGCTGGCTCAACACGTCATCGAGCACGACAGTCGTCGGAACAGGCTCACAGTCCTCGAGTTCGCTCGAGGCGGCACCCGAGTCAGCCTCTGCAATCGTCTCGTTGTCAGCGTCGAGAAAGCGAACGTGGTCGGTATCGTGGCGGATGACCTCGGTTGCGTGGCCGTAGACGGTCTCGTGGTCGACGGCCTGCTGTGTCTCGCCAGTTCCCTCCTCCGACGGCGTATCCGCTGCCGGCGCAGTCGCCGAGTCGGTGCCGTTCGTTGACTCCGTTACATCCTCGTTACTGCGTTGTCCAGCCGTACTTTCGGCAGAGACAGCAGGGGACGGCTCGAGATTGGCTTGCGTGCGTGTTGATGGATCGCGTATTGGAGAGGAACTCGAGTTCGCACTCGTCTCGTCGGCCGGTGCAGGCGCTGGCGAGGCGCTACCGTCGGTCGCGGCGATTGCTTCCCGCGGCTCGCTCAGACTCGAGACCGTCTCGTAGGGGACTTTGTTCCGAAGGGCGGTAAACAGCTGATGGTGGTCAAGTTCCTCGACGGACTCACCTGCAGGGGCGAACGCGACGTAGTCGATTTCACCCACTTGCTCGAGTTCCTCGAGAATCAGGTCGCCGCCGCGGTCGCCGTCGAGAAACGCCGTGACGGTTCGGTGGCGAGTAAGTTCTGCGACCGCGTCGGGAACGTTCGTTCCCTCGACTGCGATTGCGTTTTTGATGCCGTACTTGAGCAGGGTGAGCACGTCGGCGCGGCCTTCGACGACGATGATCGCGTCGCTGTCGGTGACTCGCGGACCCGCGGGCAGTCCCTCGTACTCCGTGATATCCTCGACGCGAACGTGCTGGCGCACCTCCGCGAGGATTTCCTCGGAACTCATCACGCTGTCGTCGAAGCCCGTCTCGAGCAATTCCTTCGCGCGGTCGACGACATCCTTGCGCTTGGCTGCTCGAACGTCTTCGATCTCGCTGACCTCGAGACTGGCCCGACAGGGACCAACGCGATCAATCGTCTCGAGGGCGGCGGCGAGGGTTGCGGTTTCGACTTTGTCGAGGCTGGTAGCGATGGTGAGGTGACCGTGTGATTGGCCGGCGGTGCTTCTGATTTCGACGTCGATGCGCCCGACTTTCTGGGATTGGCGCAGATCGCGCAGATCGAGTTCGTCGCCGAGGAGCCCTTCGGTCTGGCCGAAGATGGCACCGACGACGTCGCTGCGCTCGACGACACCGTCAGCGGTGACGTCCGCGTGGATAAGGTATTTCGAGGTGTCTTCCATGGGAGATCTGTCCCCGGGCAGGGGACGGCGAGAGGCGGCTGAAGCCGTATACCTTGAATGTCGGTCGTGACAGGCAAATAGCTGTTGACCTGCGCAGAACGGCGTCAGTATGCTGGACGATACCAGTACCAATAGAGCCAGACAGCGAGAAACACGACGAGTCCACCGAGGAAAAAGAGTAATCCGGGCGGGACGGTCGCCAGTGCATCCGGTTCGGCGACATCAGTGGCGTTCAACGCAGTGTCATCGGCAGCGGCGTCGTACCCATCAGCCGTCGGTTCGGCGTCGTCCGTATCGTCCGCTGGCGCATCATCCTCGAGGTCGTCCACCGATTCGTCCGCTGCGTCATCGCTTGTTGCCGCATCGTCAGCTTCCTCCTCCGACGCTTCCTCGTCGACTGTTTGCGTTCCGAACCCGTCGTCTGCGTCCTCGCGTGGCTCGTCGGCCGCCTCGGCGTCCGGTTCATCAGCCGACTCAGCTGACGCTCCAGAAAGCGTCTCGCCGTCGTCCGCTGCAGCGTCGCCATTGGCTGCCGCCTCGCGCTCTGTGTCCGGGGCTGGCGTGCCCGCCGGATCGACCCACTCAGTGACCCCGTGCTGGACGAGCAAGCTCCCGCCAGCGAGTGCGCCAACGCCGCCGATCAGGCGCGAAATCGCGGCTTTCAGCTGACTCGCTGTCGACTCGTCGCTCGTGACGATCAGTGGCCCATCCGTCGTCGCGTAGACGCTCATCTCGTTCCCCCGCGAGGAGTACCAGGTATCGACAACCTCGACGAGGCCCGCCTCCTCGAGATTCTCGAGGTGGTAGCGGACGTTCTGAATCGAGGAGTCGATGGCGTCGGCGATGTCACTCGGCGTTCCGGGGTCCTCATCAAGTCGCGCGTAAATTTGGCGGGCCGTCGTCGACGAGAGGGCGCTAAAAACCGCGTCGGCGTCTTCACCCTCGAGGTCGACGACGCGCGGTTGCCCTTCCTGTGATGGCGTTTCCGACCGGAAGGGGAACAGACGGGCCATATGACTACTGCTTTCATTCGCCTGCCGACACGTATACGCTTTTTCCTCGCTGAAAGAGCGATTTCAGTTTGGTATGCAGGGACTAGATTCGCAGACGGCGGGCAGGTCGAGGGCTGGCAGTTCCAGCGTTCGGGAGCGGTCACTCTCGAGCATTGTTGCCAGACAATTGGCAGACAGATTGCCTCGAGCACACCGATAGGAGAATCTCTTCAATCGTGATTTCTGAAGGGAAACAGTTACCAACGTCGACCCGAACCACCGCACATGCGTCGGCTCGAGATTGGTGGCTGGATTGTCGTCGGAGTCGTCCTCTGTGCGCTCTCGATTCCGTGGTTTCTCTGGGGGAACGCCACGACCATCGCGGGGATTCCGCTGTGGCTCTGGTGGCACATTGGCTGGATGCTCCTCGCATCGGTCGTCTTCTGGTACTTCGCCCAGACCGCGTGGGGAATCGGGATCGAACCCGAGAGTGAGGGCGACTCGAGCGAGCGCCCTGACCGGCCCCAGAACGAGTACGCCGGAGGTGACACCCGATGACGCTTGCGCTGCAGTTGGGGATCATCGTCGGCTACCTGATACTCGCGTTGCTCGTCGGCCTGTTCGCCTACCGGCTCACCGACCGGACCGCTGAGGACTTCTATCTCGCCAGCCGAACCTTCGGCACCGTCGTCCTCCTCTTTACGACCTTTGCGACGCTGCTGTCGGCGTTTACCTTCTTTGCCGGGCCGAACGTCGCCTACGAGCAAGGCCCCGAATGGGTGCTCGTGATGGGCCTGATGGACGGCATCATCTTCGCCATCCTCTGGTACGTCATCGGCTACAAACAGTGGCTCCTCGGCCAGCAACGCGGCTACGTCACCCTCGGCGAGATGCTCGGCGACCGATTCGGCTCGAGTCGCCTGCGCGGACTCGTCGCCGGAATCAGTCTGCTCTGGCTCTTTCCGTACGTCATGCTCCAACAGGTCGGCGCGGGCACGGCACTCGAGGCGCTGACCGAGGGCGCACTGCCGTACTGGCTCGGTGCAGGGCTGATTACGGCGTTTATGATCCTCTATGTCGTCCTCGCAGGGATGCGCGGCATCGCCTGGACCGACACCCTTCAGGGGCTGTTCATGCTCGTCGTCACGTGGCTCGCGCTGGTCTGGCTGCTCGCCGTGGTCGGCGGGCCGACTGCGGCCACCGCGGCGCTCGAAGCCGAAGTCGCCCAGCACGTCGCCCTCGGAAGTGACTTTTACACCGTGCAGTGGATGCTCTCGACGGCGATCACGATTGGCTTCGGTGTGGCGATGTTCCCGCAGGTGAACCAGCGCTTTTTCGCCGCGGGCTCGAAGACGGTGCTCAAGCGCTCGTTCGCACTCTGGCCGATTCTGTGCGTGCTCCTGTTCGTTCCCTCGTTCCTGCTCGGTGCGTGGGCACGCGGCCTCGATGTGACGGTTCCGGAGGGAGGGAACGTCCTGCCGATTGTCCTCGCAGAGTACACGCCGGTCTGGTTCGCCGCGCTCGTTATTGCCGGCGCGATGGCCGCGATGATGTCCTCGTCGGACTCGATGCTCCTTTCGGGGTCATCGTACTTCACACGGGACCTCTACCGACCGTACCTCGACCGAAGCGTCTCTGAGCGTCGCGAGGATCTCATCGCGCGCATCGGCGTCGTCGTCTTCGCGACCGCCGCGTTCCTCGCCAGCCTCTGGAACCCTGCGACGCTGTTCGAACTCGGCGACGCGGCTTTCAGTGGCTTCGCCCAACTCGCGCTTCCCGTCATGGTCGCACTCTACTGGCGACGGACTACCAGAGCCGGGATTACCGCCGGTATCCTCGTCAGTCAGGCGTTCTACCTCACGACTGTGTTTCTCGGAACGGTCGTAGCCGCACTCGAGGCGCTTGCGCTCGTTCCACTCCTCGGGGCACTCTCGCCTGCACTCATCGCCGTCGTCACGACGGTCTTCCAGCCGACGTATCTGGGTTGGACGGCCGGACTCGTCGGGATGGGACTCGGCCTAGCGGTCACCGTCGGCGTGTCGCTGGTAACGACGCCTGCGGCGGACGAACGACGGGCGATCTACTTCGACGGGCTGCGGGCGGACTGACGGCCCAGAGCGACACGTCAAAAGGGGCCGACCACGTACGGCGAGTCAATGCCTCCCTCTCTGCCGGAGTCGCTCGCCGATTCGTGGCAACGCGCCGGAACGAAACATGGCGAGTCGACCGTTCTGATCGCTTCGATCAACGCCGAGACGACGCTGTACGAGCCGACGGAGCCGACTGCACTTGCCGCCTACGGCGCGAGTGCAATCCCGCTTCACTCGCTGTTCGTCGTCGACCTCTCGATTTCGCCGCCGCTGTCGGCCGTCGGCATCGCCCCCGAAGCCGCCTTCTCGAAGGCCGCGCCCAAAGCCCGCGATCAATTCATCGATACCGTCGAAAGCGAAGGGATCCGTGTCGAGGACACGCGCGAGACGCTCGCGTTCGAAGCACCAAACGACACAGAGGGGAGATGGTACGTTCTCGAGACAACCCACCCACTCTCAGACGATGTGCAGGCGGAGACAAACATCGAGGCTGACGCGAACGGCCACGTTCCCGCGGAAGCCCACGTCGCCGTCTGGCCGACCAACTCGAGTTTCGCCGTTGCAGGCGGGACGCTTCCGCGTCCAGACGGCCTCGAGTCGCTCCCGGATGACCTCGCCGCAGAGCAGGCCGCCGATCCTGAGGCGGCTCGAGATACAATTTCGACGCTGATTCAGGCGCTCGATTTCGCGAGCGACGACTGACAGCGGCCCACTTATTCCGCCGTCGCGGCGACGATCAGTACGCGGGGAATTTTCGCGCGTAATTCGGGTGGGGACTCGCCCCACGGCCCCGCCTCGTGGTCGCCGGGATCAGACGAGCCGGGCTCTTTCAGTTCGTCGACGACAAATCCTGCCTCCCGCAATGCGTTATGCACGTCGCTGACTCGGCGGCGGTAGGTGACCATATTCGGATAGTCCTCGCGGTGGTCGACGAGAACGTGACGGCCGGTATCGAAGTAGCTCTCCTCGAGTTTGTGCGTCTCGGCGTCGGTAAGCGAGAAGAACGGATGCGGCATCGAGAAGACGAGTCGCCCGCCGGGACGGAGCACGCGGTAAGCCTCCTCGAAGCAGGCCTGCAGATCCGGCACCCACTGGAACACCCACGTGTTGAACGCGAGGTCGAACTGATCGGCCCCAAAGGGCAGCGCCGTCACTGAGCCCTCGGCGACATCGATTTCGAGGTCGTGCTCGTCGAACAGCGCCGTCGCGTGCCCGAGTTGCTCGCGCGAGAGGTCGATGCCCGTCACAGTGGCACCGCGCTCAGCGAGGGCAGCTGTATCCTGCCCGCCGCCACAGCCGAGTTCGAGGACGTCTTTCCCCTCGAGATCGCCCAGAAGCGTCTCGTCGTCGATATCGTCCCAGCCCCAGTTGATCCCGACAGAAATGTCGGCGGTTTCCTGAAACTCGTCGCTCGTGCGTTCCCAGCGCGCTTTCACGGTGCGATCCATGCAAACGTGTGCTGTGTGCGATACTATGAGCGTTTGGGTGACTGGAAATCGACATCGCGAATCTCGAATGTTGTGCCACCACCATCATCAGCGCCCTCATCGTCGCCGCCGTGTTCGGCGAGACTGATCGACCACCTGTGGGCGTCGACGATGGCCTCAACGATTGCGAGGCCGAAGCCAGTGCCCTCGCTCGAGGTCGTGTAGCCAGTCTCGAAGATCGAGTCGCGGTGGTCCTCGGGAATGCCGACACCGTTGTCTGAAACGGCAAAGCCGTCGGGACGGCCGTGGTCGTCCACGAGATCGGAGACGGTGATCGTCAGTGACTGGGCGTCGGCGTCGTCCGAGTCTGTCGGTTCGTCGGGGACGCCGTGTGTAATCGCATTCCGAAACAGGTTCTCGAGCAGCGCCTGTAGTCGCTCGTCGCTCGCACGAACAGTGGCGTCCGTGTCGACGACGAGGTCGTGTGGCCCCGTCTCGAGGCTTTCCCAGGCGGCCCAGGCGACCTCCGCGAGTGATATCGGGCGCATCTCAGCGACGATTTTCCCGTTTCGAGCCGCGGCGAGGACGTCCTCGAGCAGGCGCTCCATTCGATCAACGGCAGGGTGGACGTGCTGGAGTAACTCGAGGTCGCCGGACTCTTCGGCCAGTTCGACCCAGCCATCGACGACGGTCAGTGGGCTCCGCAGGTCGTGACTGACAACGGTCGCGAAGTTGTCGAGGTGTTCGATCTGGGCCGCCGTGCGCTCGCGCTCGAGTTCGTGCTCGAGGAGTCGCGCGATTAGTTCGGCGAACATCGTCTCGGTGCTCGAGAACGGCTCCGGTCGGGGATCGTGCGAGACGAAACAGACGGTCCCGTAGACGCCGTCCTCGAGCGTGATCGTTGTCCCGTGGTAGCACTCGAGGCCGTGGGCGTCGTAGGCGGCGTCGTCTTCCCATTCCTGTTCGGATGCGTGGGCGAGTGCGATTGGCTCATCCGCGCGAACGGTTCGCCGGCAGTAAGTCGTCTCGAGGTCGAGAACGAGACCGGGCGGGAACTCCCCGCCGACGGGGTCGGTGCTTGCGATGGACTTCCAGTAGTCGCTTTGCTCGTCGATTTTCGTCACGTGCCCGTTCTCGACGCCGAGATACTGCGTGCCGAGGTCGAGCGCCTGCTCGGCTTTCTGCTCGAACGAGCAGTCGGCACGCATGATCTCGTACAGCTGAACTCGAGCCGTATCCGAATCGAAAGTCGGCTCAGTCATCGTCTCGAGTCGTGTGCCGTGCAGTCGTCGCCCTGAACATACAGCCCGTACACCGCGAACGCGGATACCGCTTCTGTCACTGATACTGAACGGTTGGGCGACGAAACGCGGCTCGAGAGCGATTCGAGGCTATTGGTCGAATCCGGCCCGGACCATCTCGCCCCACGTTGAGTGCCCACGGACGTACCGGATCAGCGCGAGCCACGTAATCGCGGACTTCCACTGCCGGTAGGGAACGTGCTCGAGCAGTGAGTAGCCAAGCAGGGCGGCGATATCCTTCGGATTTCGATAGCGCCGGAAACTGAGGACTTCGTTGAGGACGCTTAGCCACGACAGCAGGGTACCGATGCCGACGGCAACGCCGAGAAATAGCAAGAAGAAGGGCACGTTCAGCGCGCCGAGGATGAACGCGAACGGAACGATGACGTAGCCAAGTCCCTCGATGAGCGGGCCGAGCGCCTCGACGAACAGGAAAAACGGCATCGCAAAGAGGCCGATTGCACCGTATTTCGGGTTCCCGATCATGCTGCGATGCATCCAGAGCGTCTCGAGTAAGCCCTGATACCAGCGCATTCGCTGCCGGGCAAGCGCCTGTCGGGTCGCGGGCACTTCGGTCCAGACGACGGGGTAGGGAACGAACGTAATCGTGTAATCGGTCTCCGCGTAGTGGTGATGGAGCCGAACGATGAGTTCCATGTCCTCGGTGATCGTCTCCGTCGAGTAGCCGCCGACTTCGCGGACGGCGCTCGTGCGAAATACGCCGAACGCACCGGAGATGATCAGGAGGCCGCCGAGCGCGCTGAGGCCGATCCGTCCCGAGAGAAACGCCCGCAGGTACTCGACGGTCTGGAGCGAGGCAAGCCAGTTCTTCGAGAGGCCGACCTCCGTGACGCTGCTTCGGGTGATCGAACAGCCGTTTGCAACCCGAACCGCGCCGCCAGTCGCGATGGTCCGCTCGGGGTCTTTCAGGAACGGTTCGACGACCTCGAGCAGCGCGCCGCGCTCGACAATGCTGTCGGCATCGATGGCACAGAACAGCGGCTGATCGGTGAAGAAGACGCCTGCATTGAGCGCGTCGGCCTTCCCGCCGTTTGCCTTATCGATGACGACGAGATCGACCTCTGGCGACTGATAGACCGTATCGACTGGTTCGCAGGGGAGATCGAACGGCACGTCCGCATCCACCGGCTCGAGATCGAACGCCTCGAGCAGTTCCTCGAGCGTTTCGTCGGTCGAGCCATCGTTGATGACGACGACGTCGAAGGTACCGTACTCGAGGTTGAGCAGGGAGCGAACGGAGTCGACGATGACGGCTTCCTCGTTGTAGGCGGGAACGAGGACTGCAATACCGGGCAGAAACGGCGACCGGTAGGGGTTGTACGTTGGCTCGAGCAGCCAGTCGCGAAAGTCTCGCTGGAGCGAGACGATGGAGGCGAGATGGACGAACAGATAGCTGCCGTTGACGAGCGCAAAGTACAGCAGGAAAAACCAGCTGATGGCCCACAGCAGGAATGTGGGATCGGCAGCTACGACCATCCAGTTGCGATCCTCCGTCTCGAGCGGTGTTCGTTTTGCACCCACGCAATCGTTCGGCTGGTCTCAGTCTCAGGGCCCGCAAGCATCGGGAGGTCGTCCCCGCGTGCGGCCAGCGTCCGGGCCGCAGCGAGTCTCGAGCGGTCGTCCGGGTCATTGTAGACGCCGTAGCGAAGCCACTCGAGGGCCGGACGGTCGCCCCACTGGCCAAGCAGTTCGTAGGCAGCGGTTCGGACCTCCGGTTCGGGATCGGACAGGACGTCCTCGACGACGACGTGCTCGCGGAACGCATCGCGCCACCCCTGGCGTGCAAACGCGAGCAACGCGCCGGCACGGATCTGTGGCGACTCCGCCTCGAGCAGCGGCGGGAGCCACGCAAACTGTTCGATTTGCTCGGCGGACTGACAGTGTGAGAGGACGGTCAGACACTGCAAGAGCAGTTGGTCGTTCCACCAGCTTGCGTCGGCGCCAGCCTTTGCAAGCAGCGGCGTTGAATCCGAGCGATTGAGCTGGTAGAGCGTATCGAGGGCGTACACCGACATCGGGGTTTCGCCGTCACGGAGGAGTAATGCGGTAGCGTCCATGTCTGCGACATCCTCATCAACGGTACAGAGCAGTCGGGCGGCAGCCGCACGCGTCTCCGGCGTGGCCATGCAGTGTCGGCGCAAAAACGCCGTCGACGGCGACTGTTTGAGTAGCGTCAGCCAGATCAGCCCCCGAAGTGTGTTGAACGTCGAGCGACGCCGACACAGCGCCCTCGCGTGCTCGTCGAGGCCAAGCGCAGCCGACAGCGCGACGAATTTGCGGTGATCGCTTCCCTCGAGGCGGCGCAGATACTGAATAATCGACTGGCGAACGACGTACTGTTCGACCCTCGAGAGCGAGTCGTACCACGTCGCTGTCTCCGGGCCTGGCTCCTCGAGATGGGCAAACAGTTCGGGGAGCAAGTCGCCACGAGCGCCCTCCTGGCGCCGATCAAACCAGTATCGAACGACCGACAGCCCGAACGTGAGCGCGCCGACGAACAGACAGACGGCGACGATTACAACAAAAATCTGCAGGAGGACCATTATCGGAGCGACCGTTTGAGTCGAACAGCGATTTCGGAGGGGCTGAACGGTTTCATCACGTAGTCGTCCGCACCGAGTTCGAATCCGCGAACGACGTCTTCCTCGAGTCCGCGGCCAGTGACGAGAATCACGACGAGGTCATCGTAGCGCGAATTGTCACGGAGCCGTTTGAGAACCGTAAAGCCGTCGAGCCCTGGCATCATTACGTCGAGCAAGAGCGCGTCGGGGAGGTCCTCAGTTGCTTCCAGCGTCTCCCAGCAGTCGTCGCCGTCGGTGACGGCTTCGACCTCGAACGCGTCGGACTCGAGACGGTAGCGAAGTATCTCGATGATCGGTTCGTCGTCCTCGGCGATCAGGATCTGGTGGGTCATTCGTTGTCAGAGTCCGCCTCAATCGCTGCCAGTACAGTTGCTGTGAGTTCGGTCGCCGTCAGCGGTGTCGCACGCGGTGTTCGATAGCCACGGATCGGCAGCCACTCGCTCTCGGTCCCGTCCGGTTGCGTCGGCCGCTCGACCGGCAACTCCCCGACGGCAACGAGCGGAATCGCTTCGTCGTCGATTGGTCGGCGAAACGCAGCCAGCGTCGCGTCGTCGGCCCGGTCGACGCTATCGCCGGTGAGAAAGACACAATCGACAGTTGCTGGATCGACCATCGACAGCGTGTCAGACGAAACGTACGCCTCCTGTTCGATGGCTTGTTTGCGGTCCGTCATCGACTCGAGCGTCTCGAGAAACCGCGCATCAATATCGCCGACGACAGCGACCGCCGTGTCGGTGTCACCCTGGTCGGGAGCGAGTCCGAACCGGGATTCGAACAGCGCCTCGAGCGTCGCCACCGAAACGGTCGGCGAGAGAATGCCAGCAAGTCCCTGGAGTGGGGCTGTCCCGGCTGGCGAACCAGCGCCATCGTCTGTAGCTGGGACAACGGTCGAGACGAGCGTTACTGCCGTCTCACCGTCCGCGGCATCGATTGCGTGCTCGATCGACTCGAGAAACGGCCCGGACGGGAACCGACAATCGAGGACGAGATGCTGTGGCTCCGGCCGCTCGAGCAGCGCCATGAGTTCCTCACCAGTAGCGGCAACCTGCACCCCGTAGCCGGCCCGCTCGAACTGACTCGCAAGCGAGTCGACGAACTTGTTGTCACGACCCACCGCGAGGACGACCTCCGTCGGTTCGACTGATGATATCAGTTCGGATGGGGGCTCCTCGAGTGCCTGCTCGTCGTGGTCAGTGACGTAGCCCCCGGCGGCAGGCTCAACGGCGGTTGCGGTCTCGCCAGTCAGTGCCAGCGTCGCCGCGATGATCTCCTCGAGGGCATCGCGCTGGTCAGCCGTAATTGAGCCAAGTGCTTCATCCTCGAGCAGCGTCGCCTGCGAATGGATGACACCTAGTTGACGGCGAAGTTCGAACGCCTGCTGGGCGCTCTCGTCCGAGTGAGTCATTGCAAGAGTGGGTTTACGAACAACGAAACCAGTAATAAAACGCCGCGTGTCAAAGCAAACCGACAAGTCACGAAAACCAAATCGTACGGGACGTGCCGCTGCTGTCGTCGGTTCCGTACATGCCCGTGGTTCCAGACGACCCGAAATGTTTTTGTCCTAATATGTCTGGGGCCCGACTGGGTCACCGATAGTGAGAGGCGTCGTGGCCGGGATAGTCCCGTTCGAACCGATCCTCGAGTTCGTTGCCGTCGATCTGGACAATCACTGGCCGACCGTGCGGGCAGGCGTAGGGATTCTCACACTCGTCCAGTGCTGAGAGCAGTTCAACGACCGACCCGTCCGTAAGCGAGGTGTTGCCGGTCACCGACGGATAGCAGGCCAGGTCTCCGAGGAACTCGTCTGCGAGTGCGTCGACCGTCTCCGCACCCGCCTCGTGATCGCCTTCTATCACTGCCGTAAGAACGTCCCGCAGGTGTGCTGGCTCGAGCGTTTCGTCGAAGACGGCCGGAACGGTCGTCACCGCAATCGTGCGGTCGTCGACGCGATTCGCGTAAAAGCCGAGTCGCTCGAGGGCGTCGACCGACCGCTCGAAGACGGCTGCCTCAGCCGCGGTCAACTCGAGTTCGACTGGCGAGGCAAGCGCCTGAGCGGCCGGGTCGTCCTCGAACGCTGCCCGCAGCCGTTCGTAGTTCACCCGCTCGTCGGCAGCGTGCTGGTCGACCAGCGCGAGGCCCTCTGGCAGTTCACAGACGAGGTAGGTGTCGTGTAGTTGGCCGAGGACGCGCATCGGCGGCAGCGACTCGAACTCGCCGCCCTCGCTCACCGAGGCGTCTCCACCGAGCGTCTGCTGTTCGGTCGGCCCGTCGAATTTTCGGCTCGTCTCGGCTTCAGCGATGGTGTCAGCAGTCGACTCGAGATCGGGTGTCGCTGTCTCTGCCGACTCCGTATCTGCCGCCGGCGTCGCCGTCTCTCTCGAGGTGTCTGCACCCACTGACGGTGACGCCTCATCATTCTCACTCACGGACGTCGTCGTTTCAGCCGTCGCCGCAGAGTCGACGTTCGAGGTCGGTACAGTCGCTGGGTCGTCGTCTGCGACCGTACTCGAGTCCTCGCGTACGGAATCGGTATCGGCACTGGACGAACCCGTCTCAGCGACTGCGTGCTCGTCGTTGCTCGAGTCGGAAGCGTCCTCGTCCGCATCATCCCCTGCCACCGTCGGCGATGACTCGGTTGTCGAAAGCGACTGCTGGCTGGTCCGCTCGGCTGTTGCTGTGCGTTGGGGATCGATCCGTGCTTCATCCGGCGCAGAGCGGCCTCGGGGC is a window of Natronolimnobius sp. AArcel1 DNA encoding:
- the mutL gene encoding DNA mismatch repair endonuclease MutL encodes the protein MTDAPDSRADAPDAAAKTAIRQLDENTVARIAAGEVVERPASAVKELLENSLDAGASRVDVTVEEGGTDLIRVADDGHGMSEADLRAAVREHTTSKIDGLEDLESGVATLGFRGEALHTIGSVSRLTIRSRPRADGGDATAGAGTELVYDASEVTSVEPTGCPEGTTVEVTDLFANTPARRKFLKTTATEFAHVNRIVTRYALANPDVALSLTHDDREVFATTGQGDLQAAVLAVYGREVASSMIRVDADGDDLPPGPLESVFGLVSHPETNRSSREYLATYVNDRAVTADAIREGIMGAYGTQLSGDRYPFVVCFLEVPGDAVDVNVHPRKREVRFDDDDAVRRQVDSAVERALLEHGLLRSSAPRGRSAPDEARIDPQRTATAERTSQQSLSTTESSPTVAGDDADEDASDSSNDEHAVAETGSSSADTDSVREDSSTVADDDPATVPTSNVDSAATAETTTSVSENDEASPSVGADTSRETATPAADTESAETATPDLESTADTIAEAETSRKFDGPTEQQTLGGDASVSEGGEFESLPPMRVLGQLHDTYLVCELPEGLALVDQHAADERVNYERLRAAFEDDPAAQALASPVELELTAAEAAVFERSVDALERLGFYANRVDDRTIAVTTVPAVFDETLEPAHLRDVLTAVIEGDHEAGAETVDALADEFLGDLACYPSVTGNTSLTDGSVVELLSALDECENPYACPHGRPVIVQIDGNELEDRFERDYPGHDASHYR